From one Oncorhynchus keta strain PuntledgeMale-10-30-2019 chromosome 30, Oket_V2, whole genome shotgun sequence genomic stretch:
- the LOC118363858 gene encoding cyclic nucleotide-gated cation channel beta-1-like isoform X4 codes for MYVLNVITFITSVSFLLQNVRDVTNRPLTEFMAPCIDSLPPLAFTNRRPIPTMLHPPSPLAIRTQDTQRFIVFSYFVPAECPVSTEATADVSAGKREDLSTDTHLSSMLHRYLPHFFNDDSIPPQQTVEGTTEDSDAPVAISNIKEEDRFYPFSLPPLAQRLIGNSFNVPETSQPAVSATECRVTTVDTAGTATVKRENRWAARILPSVLPPCLPPVVDNDFMPLEHTVEDAYEVSFATEATSGRATVDGVDRSAAKCPVPMLPPGLPRVFEIDYKLPGAAVEGTNKCPVASETTNDVFTHLKEDMAADQSPPDPAALPPSSPCICDSDHKLTKEEKEDVPEFSLATEITVGTSIVQGEDLDKSPAPRLPPSLSHVLDNDHKQPEETIEGVTECSEASVAHREDPSAATGLPSVLPSSLQLVFDNDYKLPEEAVEGTCKCPVASEAAASVSTVLQEEFLADESPLAPTALSLRLPCTHNIDHKQPEETVENTTQCSVDIEESAVASTVKREEMMGDKSPVHALPPSLACIHDKDHKQPDQKGRGTTEEVDICPHAHQLVPDAKLTLATCNELPTPLTCVVTKMPVRVGASICRSEEPRPWILEEEKDYWIGIEIESEERSVTEEVSPREGLKSEADCAHSKCSNGTVSSERAEAILGRVGFLLMNHMQKIPFLKMEEKEKNKKLNKKLKDKERKEMKHKEEEQKKREKKEMKEREKEQKKVMKAEKKREKERKEKEKAEKKRLEGLMKIHNDMMKDRIKKEKKCSEELKKREKAQAAFLEMERKIQEKEEKREKMRREERKRLEKKRKREPAGGGTETVIEEQGRDESLKMDE; via the exons ATGTATGTACTGAATGTGATCACTTTCATCACGTCTGTTTCTTTTCTCCTGCAGAATGTGAGAGATGTGACCAACCGTCCACTCACTGAGTTCATGGCTCCCTGTATTGACTCCCTCCCACCACTGGCTTTCACCAATCGGAGGCCTATACCAACCATGTTACATCCCCCCTCTCCATTGGCCATACGCACTCAGGATACACAGCGGTTCATTGTATTTTCCTACTTTGTCCCTGCTGAGTGCCCAGTTTCCACAGAGGCCACTGCAGATGTATCTGCTGGTAAAAGAGAGGACTTGTCGACAGATACACATCTATCCTCAATGCTGCATCGATACCTGCCACACTTCTTTAACGATGACTCCATTCCACCACAGCAGACAGTAGAAGGAACCACTGAGGACTCAGATGCTCCAGTGGCAATATCTAATATCAAGGAAGAGGACAGATTCTATCCGTTCTCCCTCCCACCACTGGCTCAGCGGCTCATTGGCAATTCATTCAATGTCCCGGAAACCTCCCAGCCTGCTGTTTCAGCCACGGAGTGCCGAGTTACCACAGTGGACACTGCAGGTACAGCAACTGTCAAGAGAGAGAACCGATGGGCAGCTAGAATTCTTCCTTCAGTGCTGCCTCCATGCCTGCCACCAGTAGTTGACAATGACTTCATGCCTCTAGAGCACACAGTAGAGGATGCCTATGAGGTCTCATTTGCTACAGAGGCCACTTCAGGCAGAGCTACTGTTGATGGAGTGGACAGATCAGCAGCTAAATGCCCTGTCCCAATGCTGCCTCCAGGTCTGCCACGTGTCTTTGAAATTGACTACAAACTGCCAGGGGCGGCAGTAGAGGGAACCAACAAGTGTCCAGTTGCCAGTGAAACAACCAATGATGTGTTCACTCACCTCAAAGAGGACATGGCAGCTGATCAAAGCCCTCCTGACCCTGCAGCACTGCCTCCAAGCTCGCCATGTATCTGTGACTCTGACCACAAACTGACCAAGGAGGAAAAAGAGGATGTACCCGAGTTCTCCCTTGCCACAGAGATCACTGTAGGCACATCCATTGTCCAGGGAGAGGACCTGGATAAAAGCCCTGCTCCAAGGCTGCCTCCAAGCTTGTCACACGTTTtggacaatgaccataagcagCCAGAGGAGACGATAGAGGGCGTCACTGAGTGCTCAGAGGCATCAGTTGCTCATAGAGAGGATCCATCTGCAGCTACAGGTCTTCCCTCAGTGCTGCCTTCAAGCCTGCAACTTGTCTTTGACAATGACTACAAACTGCCAGAGGAGGCAGTAGAGGGCACCTGCAAGTGTCCAGTTGCCAGTGAAGCAGCCGCTTCCGTGTCTACTGTCCTCCAAGAGGAGTTTTTGGCTGATGAAAGTCCTCTTGCACCCACAGCACTGTCTCTAAGGCTGCCCTGCACCCACAACATTGACCACAAACAGCCAGAGGAGACAGTTGAGAACACCACACAGTGCTCAGTTGACATAGAGGAAAGTGCAGTTGCATCCACTGTCAAGAGAGAGGAAATGATGGGTGATAAAAGCCCTGTCCATGCACTTCCTCCAAGCCTGGCATGCATCCATGACAAGGACCACAAGCAACCAGATCAGAAAGGGAGGGGCACTACTGAGGAGGTGGATATCTGCCCTCATGCTCACCAGCTGGTCCCAGATGCTAAATTAACTCTGGCAACCTGCAATGAGCTGCCCACCCCTCTGACCTGCGTGGTCACTAAGATGCCTGTTAGAGTTGGAGCCTCCATATGCAGGTCAGAGGAACCCAGGCCCTGGATCCTGGAAGAGGAAAAG GATTATTGGATAGGCATTGAAAttgagagtgaagagaggagcgTCACTGAGGAGGTGAGCCCGAGGGAGGGATTGAAGAGTGAGGCGGATTGTGCCCATTCCAAGTGCTCCAATGGGACGGTTTCATCAGAGAGAGCAGAGGCCATCCTGGGAAGAGTGGGCTTTCTGCTCATGAACCACATGCAGAAAATCCCGTTCCTGAAGATGGAGGAAAAAGAGAAAAATAAGAAACTGAATAAGAAGTtgaaagataaagagagaaaggagatgaaACACAAGGAGGAGGAGCaaaaaaagagggagaagaaagagatgaaggagagagagaaagagcagaagaAAGTCATGAAGgctgagaaaaagagggagaaggaaagaaaagagaaggaaaAGGCAGAGAAAAAGAGGTTAGAGGGGCTGATGAAGATACATAATgacatgatgaaagacaggattAAGA